Proteins encoded within one genomic window of Companilactobacillus zhachilii:
- the gnd gene encoding phosphogluconate dehydrogenase (NAD(+)-dependent, decarboxylating) — protein MKLAMIGLGKMGINLTENLIRNGNEVVAFDLSDGARNDASTLGAQVKDNLEDAVTALSAPRIVWVMLPAGDPTNQTIDTLSEILDENDIVIDGGNSFYKDSLQHNKILTAKNIKFFDVGTSGGMSGANRDGNFMIGGDDEKTFEYIEPIFKGIAQTDGYLYTGKAGSGHYLKMVHNGIEYGMMQAIAEGFDVLEHSQFDYDNEAVAKVWEHGSVIRGWLMELTQSAFSKDPKLDEIKGVMHSSGEGKWTLDEALKLQVPTPVIAASLMMRYRSLEDDTFTGKVVAALRNEFGGHDVDKK, from the coding sequence TTGAAATTAGCAATGATTGGGCTCGGTAAGATGGGAATCAATTTGACTGAAAATTTGATTCGCAATGGTAATGAAGTGGTTGCTTTTGATTTGAGCGATGGAGCTAGAAATGATGCTTCAACGCTTGGGGCACAAGTGAAAGATAACTTAGAAGATGCTGTTACGGCATTGAGTGCACCACGGATTGTTTGGGTAATGTTACCAGCGGGGGACCCAACGAACCAAACCATTGATACCTTGAGTGAGATTCTTGATGAAAATGATATCGTTATTGACGGTGGAAATTCATTTTACAAAGATTCATTGCAACACAACAAAATTTTGACTGCCAAAAACATTAAGTTCTTCGATGTTGGTACATCAGGGGGTATGAGTGGTGCTAATCGTGATGGTAACTTCATGATTGGTGGAGACGATGAAAAAACCTTTGAATATATTGAACCCATTTTCAAAGGAATCGCTCAAACTGATGGTTACTTATATACAGGTAAAGCCGGCAGTGGTCACTACTTGAAGATGGTCCACAATGGTATTGAATATGGTATGATGCAGGCAATTGCGGAAGGTTTCGATGTATTAGAACATAGTCAATTTGATTATGATAACGAGGCCGTTGCAAAAGTTTGGGAACATGGTTCAGTTATTCGTGGTTGGTTAATGGAATTGACTCAATCAGCCTTTTCAAAAGATCCTAAATTAGATGAGATCAAGGGTGTTATGCATTCATCAGGTGAAGGTAAGTGGACTTTGGATGAAGCCTTGAAACTTCAAGTTCCAACACCAGTTATTGCAGCCTCATTGATGATGCGTTACCGTTCGCTAGAAGATGATACATTTACTGGTAAAGTTGTTGCAGCTTTACGAAATGAATTCGGCGGACATGATGTTGACAAAAAATAA
- a CDS encoding hemolysin family protein, with the protein MSSSVITTNFIIILITFIFAFFFVAAEFALVQTRASQLEDAIQKGTGNKKKLQRALMMVNNLNEYLSTTQVGTSIAGIILGWIGESTIEYLLVEVFGFVHLSAGGSSGLHALSSIIGVLLLTYLEVVLTEIVPKNISIDMPMTMLMLVVTPLRFFHLAVYPFVWLLNVSASGIVRLMGMKPADSENEVFSQSEILRLSKSSIKGGDMEPDDVIFMQRAFELNDKVAKDIMVDRTSLYVVDITDKVKDVIKDYLQQGFSRFPVVADNDKDKVLGYVYAYDIVRQNQVDGDVGISRILRSVNTVPETMPIQDILDKMIKKQTPIVVVVDEYGGTSGIVTDKDIYEELFGTVKDEIDDVSDEYIVKNDDGSYNVSGKTTLYDFERYFRTDVKEFQKSDIITVGGYLIEKYPNLQKGSKFDMGNFHFVVAEFDHGFVNWFKVSVDKTAVTKQDNLASLTDVDDLKE; encoded by the coding sequence TTGTCTAGTTCTGTAATTACAACTAATTTTATTATCATACTGATAACCTTTATCTTTGCCTTCTTCTTCGTTGCTGCTGAATTTGCCCTTGTGCAAACTAGAGCCAGTCAACTGGAAGATGCAATCCAAAAAGGTACTGGTAACAAAAAGAAACTCCAACGAGCATTAATGATGGTCAACAACCTGAACGAGTACTTGTCCACCACACAAGTTGGTACTAGTATCGCTGGTATCATTTTAGGTTGGATCGGTGAAAGTACTATTGAATATCTCTTAGTTGAGGTCTTTGGTTTTGTTCATCTTTCCGCTGGCGGTAGTAGTGGTCTACATGCACTAAGTTCCATTATCGGTGTGCTTCTACTAACATACTTAGAAGTTGTTTTGACTGAAATCGTACCTAAGAATATTTCCATTGATATGCCAATGACAATGTTAATGTTAGTCGTTACACCATTAAGATTCTTCCATTTAGCTGTATATCCATTTGTTTGGTTATTGAATGTGTCAGCTTCCGGAATCGTTCGTTTGATGGGGATGAAACCAGCCGATTCTGAAAACGAAGTCTTTTCACAATCAGAAATTCTTCGTCTTTCCAAATCATCTATTAAAGGCGGTGATATGGAGCCTGATGATGTTATCTTCATGCAACGTGCCTTTGAATTAAATGACAAGGTAGCAAAAGATATCATGGTCGACCGGACCAGTCTTTATGTTGTCGACATAACGGATAAAGTTAAAGATGTTATTAAAGATTATTTACAACAAGGATTTTCAAGATTCCCAGTTGTTGCCGATAACGATAAAGATAAAGTTTTAGGTTACGTTTATGCTTACGATATCGTCCGTCAAAATCAAGTTGATGGTGATGTTGGTATCAGCCGTATTTTAAGATCAGTCAATACCGTTCCCGAAACAATGCCTATCCAAGATATTTTGGATAAGATGATCAAGAAACAAACACCTATCGTCGTTGTTGTTGATGAATATGGTGGTACTAGTGGTATTGTTACCGATAAAGATATTTACGAAGAGTTGTTTGGAACAGTTAAAGATGAAATCGATGATGTTTCTGATGAATATATCGTCAAAAATGACGACGGCTCATACAATGTTTCTGGTAAAACAACCCTTTATGATTTCGAGCGTTACTTTAGAACCGATGTTAAGGAGTTCCAAAAATCAGATATCATTACCGTTGGTGGTTATTTGATTGAGAAGTATCCAAACCTTCAAAAGGGTTCTAAGTTCGATATGGGTAACTTCCACTTCGTCGTTGCTGAATTTGATCACGGTTTTGTTAACTGGTTCAAAGTTTCAGTCGACAAAACAGCCGTTACTAAACAAGATAATTTAGCTTCGTTAACCGACGTTGACGATTTGAAAGAATAA